DNA from Helcococcus ovis:
ACAAAAATTTAATTTGAAAGAATTTGAAATTTCTCAAAGTTATATTTATTTCTTTGATAAATTAGAAAGATGTAATTATTTTTATGAATCAATCTTAAATACTTTAGATGAAGACTTGGAAGGAAGATTGGTGTCTCACATTCTTACTGCTCCAATGGGAGATGGTGGACAATGGGATATGGTAAAAAATATCATTAGAAAATATGGTGTTGTACCAAAAAATTACATGCCGGAATCAGAAAGTTCCTCAAGCAGTTCCCAAATGAATAATTACTTAACAAAAATTTTAAGAATGAACGCTAAAAATTTAAGAAAAGCTCATGAATCCGGTAAATCTAGAGAAGAATTGGAAAAGATGATTGAAGGATATATGACAGATATCTATAATGCACTTTCTATTTCTTTAGGTACACCTCCAACAAAAGTAGATTTTGAAGCAAGAGATAAAGATGATAATTTTGTTTCATACAAGAATATTACACCAAAAGAATTTTTTGAACTAATTGAAATGGATTTAGATGAATATGTTTCAATAATCAATGCACCAACAAAAGATAAACCTTACTATAATTCATATACCGTAGAATTTTTAGGAAATGTAGTTGAAGGGGATATCGTTAGATATGTAAACTTGCCAATTGAAGAAATGAAAAAAGCGATTTTGCGTCAATTACAAGATAAAGAACCAGTATGGTTTGGTTGTGATGTAGGACAATTCTTCTCTAGAGGTGGTTCAAGATTAGATTTAACAACAGCTAATGTATTTGATATGTTTAATGTAAAATATGATTTTAATAAAGAAGAAAGACTTGATTATCATGAATCATTAATGACACATGCTATGGTATTTATGGGATGTGACTATGATGAAGCAAATGATAAAATTAACAGATATAGAGTTGAAAACACATGGGGTGAACAATCAGGAAACAAAGGTTTCTTAGTAATGAGTGATGAATGGTTTGATGAATATATGTATCAAGCATTAATCAACAAAAAACACTTATCAAAAGAAGTAATAGAAGCTTATGAAAAAGAACCAATTAAATTAAAACCATGGGATCCAATGGGTTCATTGGCATAGTAAATTTTAGGAACTAAGAGAGATTTTAGTTCCTTTTTTCATTTAAATTTATAACCAATGCTCCAAAGACCTTTTTTATTTTTTCTTGCTTTTTGAAATAGTTTTGTAAATTTTTTTGTATATTTAACATTTGGTGCTATTGTAAGAGGTTTTGCAAATCCGTTTTCTATGATAGTTTCATTCACCATCTTGTTATTTAAATATACGTAAGCTAAAAGTCTTTTATATTTATCTCTCTTTTGAACATCGAGTTCAATGCTTACTTTTTTACCAGTTAAAAGTTTTTTTGTATATAATGAAGCCATTTTTCCATATTTTGTATTTTTTTTAGGATTGGGATGTACTGATTCCGGTGTGTCAATCCCTAGAAGCCTCACAGTTTCATTCTTATTATTGATATTTATCACTATCGTATCTCCATCAAATATTTTCACAACATCATAAAGTTTTTTATTTGAGCAAGAAGTTAATATTAATAAAATTAATATAAAGCAAATTATTTTTTTCATGGATACTCCTTTAAAATAAAAGAGAAATAGCAATTAAGCCATTTCTCTCACTAATTTTTATAATGGTAATGTTGAAATTACATATTTTAATGTTCCACTCATTTTATATTTATTATTTTGGGCAGGAATGAAGTAAGAATCACCTTTTAACAATTTGTAAGTTTGTCCATTTTCATCTTCTAATATTCCTTCGCCGTCAACAACAATAATTGAGTGGAAAGAATCTTCACTAATATTGAACATTTCTTCTTCATCTTTCAGTTCTCCGGAAAATACATCAAAGTAGTCTGATTTAGCTAATCTTGTTAGTTTATCATTTATACTATTTTTGCTGTCAAATGAGTATTTTGGATTTGGAGTTAATCTTGAAACTTCAATAGCTTTTTCGACGTGAAGTTCTCTTTCATTTCCATCTTTATCTTTTCTCTTATAGTCATAAACTCTGTAAGTAATGTTTGAATTTTGTTGAATTTCGCAGATAACAATACCTGCACCGATTGCATGAACTGTCCCTGATTCTATAAACATTACATCTCCTGGTTTTACATAAACTTTGTTTAATAATTCTTCAATTGTTCCATCTTCAATAGATTTGCTATACTCTTCTTTTGTTATTTCTCTATTGAATCCATAATATAAGAATGCTCCCTCTTCAGCTTCAAGAATATACCACATTTCTGTTTTACCGTAGTCATTTTCGTGTTTTAGTCCATATTCATCGGAAGGATGAACTTGAATTGAAAGAGGTTTTAAAGCGTCTATAAATTTAATTAAAATTGGGAATCTGTCTTTGTCATAATTTTTTCCAATTACAGAATTTCCTTTTTCTTTTAAATAATCAGTAAATTTAATTTCACCATTTTCAATTATTGAAACACCATCTTTATGTGCTGACAATTCCCATGTTTCAGCCAAAACATCTTCATTACTTGTTTTATTATATTTTTCTTTTAATTTTGTACCACCCCAAAGGTAGTCTTTTGTGGCAGGTCTTAATTTTAATATTTCCATTTTGCCTCCAAGTTTAATAAATTTATCTCTTTATAATTATATCACTAATTTATATATAATAAAAAATAATTATTTTATAAAAATT
Protein-coding regions in this window:
- a CDS encoding thermonuclease family protein — encoded protein: MKKIICFILILLILTSCSNKKLYDVVKIFDGDTIVININNKNETVRLLGIDTPESVHPNPKKNTKYGKMASLYTKKLLTGKKVSIELDVQKRDKYKRLLAYVYLNNKMVNETIIENGFAKPLTIAPNVKYTKKFTKLFQKARKNKKGLWSIGYKFK
- a CDS encoding C1 family peptidase, giving the protein MKIDNKFLEDSNKSFTSDRAFRIAQRAATNTGLLESTIDRRENDTNRHEFNVNLTDTKIRYQKQSGRCWIFAAMNVLEYKLAQKFNLKEFEISQSYIYFFDKLERCNYFYESILNTLDEDLEGRLVSHILTAPMGDGGQWDMVKNIIRKYGVVPKNYMPESESSSSSSQMNNYLTKILRMNAKNLRKAHESGKSREELEKMIEGYMTDIYNALSISLGTPPTKVDFEARDKDDNFVSYKNITPKEFFELIEMDLDEYVSIINAPTKDKPYYNSYTVEFLGNVVEGDIVRYVNLPIEEMKKAILRQLQDKEPVWFGCDVGQFFSRGGSRLDLTTANVFDMFNVKYDFNKEERLDYHESLMTHAMVFMGCDYDEANDKINRYRVENTWGEQSGNKGFLVMSDEWFDEYMYQALINKKHLSKEVIEAYEKEPIKLKPWDPMGSLA
- a CDS encoding type I phosphomannose isomerase catalytic subunit → MEILKLRPATKDYLWGGTKLKEKYNKTSNEDVLAETWELSAHKDGVSIIENGEIKFTDYLKEKGNSVIGKNYDKDRFPILIKFIDALKPLSIQVHPSDEYGLKHENDYGKTEMWYILEAEEGAFLYYGFNREITKEEYSKSIEDGTIEELLNKVYVKPGDVMFIESGTVHAIGAGIVICEIQQNSNITYRVYDYKRKDKDGNERELHVEKAIEVSRLTPNPKYSFDSKNSINDKLTRLAKSDYFDVFSGELKDEEEMFNISEDSFHSIIVVDGEGILEDENGQTYKLLKGDSYFIPAQNNKYKMSGTLKYVISTLPL